The Zalophus californianus isolate mZalCal1 chromosome 7, mZalCal1.pri.v2, whole genome shotgun sequence genome includes a region encoding these proteins:
- the ARMT1 gene encoding damage-control phosphatase ARMT1 isoform X2: MPLPFSAPPRRRNLLSPCSGCDASVGAGSAAVMAGPPASLSGQDEGSFAYLTIKDRIPQILTKAIDTLHRHKSEFFEKHGEKGTEAEKKAISLLSKLRNELQTDKPIIPFVEKFVDTDIWNQYIEYQQSLLNENDGKPRWFYSPWLFVECYMYRRIHEAVIQSPPIDDFDVFKESKDQNFFESQESIIALCTHLQEVVTAIRDLDESQLKDEFFKLLQISLWGNKCDLSLSGGETSSQKTNIMSSLEELKPLILVNDMEHLWSLLNNCKKTRGKASITRVDIVLDNAGFELVTDLVLADFLLSSQLATEIHFYGKTIPWFVSDTTIRDFNWLIEQVKGSNHKWMSKCGADWETYIKVGRWVYHDHIFWTLPHEFCVMSQVAPDLYAELQKAHLILFKGDLNYRKLTGDRKWEFTVPFHQALRGFHPAPLCSIRTLKAEVQVGLRPGQAEQYIATEPSWLTIGKYGVFQFDGPL; this comes from the exons atgccCCTCcctttctcagctcctcctcGGCGCCGGaacctcctctctccctgcagtGGATGCGACGCGAGCGTCGGCGCCGGCTCGGCGGCGGTGATGGCTGGGCCTCCGGCGTCTCTCTCGGGACAGGACGAAGG ATCGTTTGCATATCTTACAATTAAAGACAGAATACCACAGATCTTAACCAAGGCTATTGATACATTGCATCGacataaaagtgaattttttgagaaacatgGAGAG AAAGGCACAGAAGCCGAAAAGAAagcaatttctcttctttctaaatTACGAAATGAATTGCAAACAGATAAACCAATAATCCCCTTTGTTGAGAAGTTTGTTGATACTGACATATGGAATCAGTACATAGAGTATCAGCAGagtcttttaaatgaaaatgatggAAAACCCAGGTGGTTTTACTCACCTTGGTTGTTTGTAGAATGCTACATGTATCGTAGAATTCATGAAGCAGTTATCCAGAG TCCACCAATTGATGACTTTGATGTATTTAAAGAATCAAAAGACCAAAATTTCTTTGAGTCGCAGGAATCCATCATTGCTTTGTGTACTCATCTACAAGAGGTGGTAACAGCCATCAGAGACCTAGATGAAAGTCAGCTGAAAGATGAATTTTTCAAACTTCTTCAG atttcactGTGGGGGAATAAGTGTGATCTGTCTCTATCAGGCGGGGAAACCAGTTCTCAGAAAACCAACATAATGAGTTCTTTGGAGGAACTAAAACCTTTGATTTTAGTGAATGACATGGAACATCTTTGGTCGCTGCTTAACAACTGcaagaaaacaagaggaaaagcATCTATTACCAGAGTAGATATTGTTTTGGATAATGCTGGGTTTGAACTTGTTACGGATTTAGTTTTAGCTGACTTTTTGTTGTCCTCTCAACTGGCTACTGAGATCCATTTTTATGGAAAAACTATTCCGTGGTTTGTGTCTGATACTACTATCCGTGACTTTAACTGGTTAATTGAACAAGTGAAAGGGTCTAATCATAAGTGGATGTCCAAGTGTGGGGCTGACTGGGAAACCTATATTAAAGTGGGCAGATGGGTTTACCATGATCATATATTTTGGACTCTGCCTCATGAATTCTGCGTAATGTCTCAGGTTGCTCCTGACTTGTATGCTGAACTACAGAAGgcacatttaattttattcaagGGTGATTTGAACTATAGGAAGTTGACAGGCGATAGGAAGTGGGAATTTACTGTTCCATTTCATCAGGCTCTGCGCGGCTTCCATCCTGCCCCTCTCTGCAGCATACGAACCTTAAAAGCTGAGGTTCAGGTTGGGCTGCGGCCGGGGCAGGCTGAACAGTACATAGCCACTGAGCCCAGCTGGCTGACCATTGGCAAGTATGGGGTATTTCAGTTTGATGGTCCACTCTGA
- the ARMT1 gene encoding damage-control phosphatase ARMT1 isoform X1, producing the protein MRRERRRRLGGGDGWASGVSLGTGRRVRVAFLAQSLRCFFLLPASAESRASSGTSGSFAYLTIKDRIPQILTKAIDTLHRHKSEFFEKHGEKGTEAEKKAISLLSKLRNELQTDKPIIPFVEKFVDTDIWNQYIEYQQSLLNENDGKPRWFYSPWLFVECYMYRRIHEAVIQSPPIDDFDVFKESKDQNFFESQESIIALCTHLQEVVTAIRDLDESQLKDEFFKLLQISLWGNKCDLSLSGGETSSQKTNIMSSLEELKPLILVNDMEHLWSLLNNCKKTRGKASITRVDIVLDNAGFELVTDLVLADFLLSSQLATEIHFYGKTIPWFVSDTTIRDFNWLIEQVKGSNHKWMSKCGADWETYIKVGRWVYHDHIFWTLPHEFCVMSQVAPDLYAELQKAHLILFKGDLNYRKLTGDRKWEFTVPFHQALRGFHPAPLCSIRTLKAEVQVGLRPGQAEQYIATEPSWLTIGKYGVFQFDGPL; encoded by the exons ATGCGACGCGAGCGTCGGCGCCGGCTCGGCGGCGGTGATGGCTGGGCCTCCGGCGTCTCTCTCGGGACAGGACGAAGGGTTCGTGTCGCTTTCCTCGCCCAGTCCCTCCgctgcttcttcctcctcccgGCTTCTGCGGAAAGCCGGGCCTCGTCGGGAACCTCTGG ATCGTTTGCATATCTTACAATTAAAGACAGAATACCACAGATCTTAACCAAGGCTATTGATACATTGCATCGacataaaagtgaattttttgagaaacatgGAGAG AAAGGCACAGAAGCCGAAAAGAAagcaatttctcttctttctaaatTACGAAATGAATTGCAAACAGATAAACCAATAATCCCCTTTGTTGAGAAGTTTGTTGATACTGACATATGGAATCAGTACATAGAGTATCAGCAGagtcttttaaatgaaaatgatggAAAACCCAGGTGGTTTTACTCACCTTGGTTGTTTGTAGAATGCTACATGTATCGTAGAATTCATGAAGCAGTTATCCAGAG TCCACCAATTGATGACTTTGATGTATTTAAAGAATCAAAAGACCAAAATTTCTTTGAGTCGCAGGAATCCATCATTGCTTTGTGTACTCATCTACAAGAGGTGGTAACAGCCATCAGAGACCTAGATGAAAGTCAGCTGAAAGATGAATTTTTCAAACTTCTTCAG atttcactGTGGGGGAATAAGTGTGATCTGTCTCTATCAGGCGGGGAAACCAGTTCTCAGAAAACCAACATAATGAGTTCTTTGGAGGAACTAAAACCTTTGATTTTAGTGAATGACATGGAACATCTTTGGTCGCTGCTTAACAACTGcaagaaaacaagaggaaaagcATCTATTACCAGAGTAGATATTGTTTTGGATAATGCTGGGTTTGAACTTGTTACGGATTTAGTTTTAGCTGACTTTTTGTTGTCCTCTCAACTGGCTACTGAGATCCATTTTTATGGAAAAACTATTCCGTGGTTTGTGTCTGATACTACTATCCGTGACTTTAACTGGTTAATTGAACAAGTGAAAGGGTCTAATCATAAGTGGATGTCCAAGTGTGGGGCTGACTGGGAAACCTATATTAAAGTGGGCAGATGGGTTTACCATGATCATATATTTTGGACTCTGCCTCATGAATTCTGCGTAATGTCTCAGGTTGCTCCTGACTTGTATGCTGAACTACAGAAGgcacatttaattttattcaagGGTGATTTGAACTATAGGAAGTTGACAGGCGATAGGAAGTGGGAATTTACTGTTCCATTTCATCAGGCTCTGCGCGGCTTCCATCCTGCCCCTCTCTGCAGCATACGAACCTTAAAAGCTGAGGTTCAGGTTGGGCTGCGGCCGGGGCAGGCTGAACAGTACATAGCCACTGAGCCCAGCTGGCTGACCATTGGCAAGTATGGGGTATTTCAGTTTGATGGTCCACTCTGA
- the ARMT1 gene encoding damage-control phosphatase ARMT1 isoform X3: MYRRIHEAVIQSPPIDDFDVFKESKDQNFFESQESIIALCTHLQEVVTAIRDLDESQLKDEFFKLLQISLWGNKCDLSLSGGETSSQKTNIMSSLEELKPLILVNDMEHLWSLLNNCKKTRGKASITRVDIVLDNAGFELVTDLVLADFLLSSQLATEIHFYGKTIPWFVSDTTIRDFNWLIEQVKGSNHKWMSKCGADWETYIKVGRWVYHDHIFWTLPHEFCVMSQVAPDLYAELQKAHLILFKGDLNYRKLTGDRKWEFTVPFHQALRGFHPAPLCSIRTLKAEVQVGLRPGQAEQYIATEPSWLTIGKYGVFQFDGPL; encoded by the exons ATGTATCGTAGAATTCATGAAGCAGTTATCCAGAG TCCACCAATTGATGACTTTGATGTATTTAAAGAATCAAAAGACCAAAATTTCTTTGAGTCGCAGGAATCCATCATTGCTTTGTGTACTCATCTACAAGAGGTGGTAACAGCCATCAGAGACCTAGATGAAAGTCAGCTGAAAGATGAATTTTTCAAACTTCTTCAG atttcactGTGGGGGAATAAGTGTGATCTGTCTCTATCAGGCGGGGAAACCAGTTCTCAGAAAACCAACATAATGAGTTCTTTGGAGGAACTAAAACCTTTGATTTTAGTGAATGACATGGAACATCTTTGGTCGCTGCTTAACAACTGcaagaaaacaagaggaaaagcATCTATTACCAGAGTAGATATTGTTTTGGATAATGCTGGGTTTGAACTTGTTACGGATTTAGTTTTAGCTGACTTTTTGTTGTCCTCTCAACTGGCTACTGAGATCCATTTTTATGGAAAAACTATTCCGTGGTTTGTGTCTGATACTACTATCCGTGACTTTAACTGGTTAATTGAACAAGTGAAAGGGTCTAATCATAAGTGGATGTCCAAGTGTGGGGCTGACTGGGAAACCTATATTAAAGTGGGCAGATGGGTTTACCATGATCATATATTTTGGACTCTGCCTCATGAATTCTGCGTAATGTCTCAGGTTGCTCCTGACTTGTATGCTGAACTACAGAAGgcacatttaattttattcaagGGTGATTTGAACTATAGGAAGTTGACAGGCGATAGGAAGTGGGAATTTACTGTTCCATTTCATCAGGCTCTGCGCGGCTTCCATCCTGCCCCTCTCTGCAGCATACGAACCTTAAAAGCTGAGGTTCAGGTTGGGCTGCGGCCGGGGCAGGCTGAACAGTACATAGCCACTGAGCCCAGCTGGCTGACCATTGGCAAGTATGGGGTATTTCAGTTTGATGGTCCACTCTGA